The following DNA comes from Thiovulum sp. ES.
CTATTAAAGAAGCTTCCGAGCTATTAAATGTAACAACATCAACATTAAGAAGATGGGAAAGAGAAGGAAAATTAGTCCCTGATGAGAGAACAAAAGGGAATCAGAGAAGATATAAACTCTCTTCAATTCGACCAGAAAAATTAAAAAATAGAAAAACAGTTGCTTATGCAAGAGTAAGTTCAAATGAGCAAAAAGAGGATTTAAATAGACAGAAGAATATTTTAGAACTCTTTTGTGCCTCGAATGGTTGGAGTTTTGAGCTAATTAGTGATTTAGGAAGTAGTTTAAATTATAAGAAAAAAGGTCTTCAAAAACTTATAAAAGATATATTAAATGATAAAGTTGAACGACTTGTAATTACTCACAAAGATAGACTTTTACGATTTGGAGCAGAGCTGATTTTTCAAATTTGTGAAGAGAAAAATATTGAAATTACAATAATAAATCAGAGTGAAAACTCAACTTTTGAAGAAGATTTAGCAAAAGATGTTTTGGAGATTATGACTGTTTTTAGTGCAGAATTATACGGTTCAAGAAGTGAAAAGAATACTGCTTTACTGCAAAAATTGAAAGAAGTTGAAAAACTTGCAAAGCAAAATAGCTAAATTAATTTTAGAAAATATTCCAGAAGTAAAAACCAGAGGCTGGGTTTTTTCTTTGGTTTGGAAAGTTTTTAAGATTTCAAAAGTCAAAGATGTTTCAGAGATTTGGAAAACCTATAAAAAATTAAAATCTAATAATTTTAAAATTAGAAAACAGTTTTTAAAAGAGAAAATAATAATTTCAAAATTTTTATATCCAAA
Coding sequences within:
- a CDS encoding putative site-specific integrase-resolvase (PFAM: MerR family regulatory protein; Resolvase, N terminal domain~TIGRFAM: DNA binding domain, excisionase family) gives rise to the protein MNKLLTIKEASELLNVTTSTLRRWEREGKLVPDERTKGNQRRYKLSSIRPEKLKNRKTVAYARVSSNEQKEDLNRQKNILELFCASNGWSFELISDLGSSLNYKKKGLQKLIKDILNDKVERLVITHKDRLLRFGAELIFQICEEKNIEITIINQSENSTFEEDLAKDVLEIMTVFSAELYGSRSEKNTALLQKLKEVEKLAKQNS